In Juglans microcarpa x Juglans regia isolate MS1-56 chromosome 7D, Jm3101_v1.0, whole genome shotgun sequence, the following are encoded in one genomic region:
- the LOC121238707 gene encoding cyclic dof factor 2-like isoform X3, producing the protein MDGPSELDTQKETENQNPTQENEAKVGRNSEQDQIGKGGAGGQAKALKKPNKVLPCPRCNSSETKFCYFNNYNVNQPRYFCKNCQRYWTAGGTIRSVPVGAGRRKNKHSSSPHQQVVEPSNVLPVIKTDSLSSVSNQHPSCAGLEFSKDAPLCESMTNVLNLKDQKKNVGIGPSASEDSSDEALPSGSSLAAAAPQDCEFPEKELMQVGLPGHCNSFIPTHGLQCYPVSQCAYHWNPGWNAMVFGSSSSISNTGHMGSPPMVPVPGFCAPTFSFLPAPYWGCMRSWDASLVGSTGSPSASSSTSNGSCSGNSSPTLGKHSRDANPQAEETKERSLWVPKTLRIDDPEEAAKSSIWSTLGIKPEKDKPSIRDSIFKASQSKSDTSSRTSDADHVLKANPAAFSRCQSFQEST; encoded by the exons ATG GATGGTCCTTCTGAATTAGATACTCAAAAAGAGACTGAAAACCAAAATCCTACACAAGAGAACGAGGCCAAAGTAGGGCGAAATTCTGAGCAAGACCAAATTGGCAAAGGCGGTGCAGGTGGCCAAGCGAAGGCTTTAAAGAAGCCAAATAAGGTCCTTCCTTGTCCTCGCTGCAATAGCTCGGAGACAAAATTTTGCTATTTCAACAATTACAATGTAAACCAACCTAGATACTTTTGCAAGAATTGCCAGAGATATTGGACAGCTGGAGGAACAATTAGAAGTGTTCCTGTTGGGGCTGGAAGGCGCAAGAATAAGCATTCATCCTCACCACATCAACAGGTAGTGGAGCCCTCTAACGTATTACCGGTCATCAAAACGGACAGCCTTAGCTCTGTCAGCAACCAGCATCCCTCATGTGCTGGACTAGAGTTTAGCAAAGATGCTCCATTGTGTGAATCCATGACAAATGTTCTTAATCTCAAAGACCAGAAGAAAaatgttggaattgggccttcAGCTTCAGAGGATAGTAGTGACGAGGCATTACCATCTGGCTCGTCCTTGGCAGCCGCTGCTCCACAGGATTGTGAATTTCCAGAAAAGGAACTCATGCAGGTTGGTCTCCCAGGACACTGCAACAGTTTCATTCCAACTCATGGACTGCAGTGTTACCCTGTTTCACAATGTGCTTACCATTGGAACCCCGGTTGGAATGCAATGGTGTTTGGATCTAGTAGCAGTATCTCTAATACTGGTCATATGGGTTCTCCACCTATGGTGCCAGTTCCTGGCTTCTGTGCACCAACATTCTCATTTCTTCCTGCCCCATATTGGGGTTGCATGCGAAGCTGGGATGCCAGCTTGGTTGGATCTACCGGCAGCCCATCAGCTTCATCTTCTACTAGCAACGGCAGCTGTTCAGGTAACAGCTCACCGACTTTGGGAAAGCATTCAAGGGATGCAAATCCACAGGCTGAAGAAACAAAGGAACGGAGTCTTTGGGTACCTAAGACACTGAGAATCGATGACCCAGAAGAGGCTGCTAAGAGTTCCATATGGTCTACTTTGGGTATTAAGCCTGAAAAAGACAAACCCAGCATCAGAGATAGCATTTTTAAAGCTTCCCAATCAAAATCAGATACCAGTTCTCGTACATCAGATGCTGATCACGTTTTAAAAGCAAACCCAGCTGCTTTTTCTCGCTGTCAATCCTTCCAGGAAAGCACTTAA
- the LOC121238707 gene encoding cyclic dof factor 2-like isoform X2 yields MATSCEQDGPSELDTQKETENQNPTQENEAKVGRNSEQDQIGKGGAGGQAKALKKPNKVLPCPRCNSSETKFCYFNNYNVNQPRYFCKNCQRYWTAGGTIRSVPVGAGRRKNKHSSSPHQQVVEPSNVLPVIKTDSLSSVSNQHPSCAGLEFSKDAPLCESMTNVLNLKDQKKNVGIGPSASEDSSDEALPSGSSLAAAAPQDCEFPEKELMQVGLPGHCNSFIPTHGLQCYPVSQCAYHWNPGWNAMVFGSSSSISNTGHMGSPPMVPVPGFCAPTFSFLPAPYWGCMRSWDASLVGSTGSPSASSSTSNGSCSGNSSPTLGKHSRDANPQAEETKERSLWVPKTLRIDDPEEAAKSSIWSTLGIKPEKDKPSIRDSIFKASQSKSDTSSRTSDADHVLKANPAAFSRCQSFQEST; encoded by the coding sequence ATGGCAACATCTTGTGAGCAGGATGGTCCTTCTGAATTAGATACTCAAAAAGAGACTGAAAACCAAAATCCTACACAAGAGAACGAGGCCAAAGTAGGGCGAAATTCTGAGCAAGACCAAATTGGCAAAGGCGGTGCAGGTGGCCAAGCGAAGGCTTTAAAGAAGCCAAATAAGGTCCTTCCTTGTCCTCGCTGCAATAGCTCGGAGACAAAATTTTGCTATTTCAACAATTACAATGTAAACCAACCTAGATACTTTTGCAAGAATTGCCAGAGATATTGGACAGCTGGAGGAACAATTAGAAGTGTTCCTGTTGGGGCTGGAAGGCGCAAGAATAAGCATTCATCCTCACCACATCAACAGGTAGTGGAGCCCTCTAACGTATTACCGGTCATCAAAACGGACAGCCTTAGCTCTGTCAGCAACCAGCATCCCTCATGTGCTGGACTAGAGTTTAGCAAAGATGCTCCATTGTGTGAATCCATGACAAATGTTCTTAATCTCAAAGACCAGAAGAAAaatgttggaattgggccttcAGCTTCAGAGGATAGTAGTGACGAGGCATTACCATCTGGCTCGTCCTTGGCAGCCGCTGCTCCACAGGATTGTGAATTTCCAGAAAAGGAACTCATGCAGGTTGGTCTCCCAGGACACTGCAACAGTTTCATTCCAACTCATGGACTGCAGTGTTACCCTGTTTCACAATGTGCTTACCATTGGAACCCCGGTTGGAATGCAATGGTGTTTGGATCTAGTAGCAGTATCTCTAATACTGGTCATATGGGTTCTCCACCTATGGTGCCAGTTCCTGGCTTCTGTGCACCAACATTCTCATTTCTTCCTGCCCCATATTGGGGTTGCATGCGAAGCTGGGATGCCAGCTTGGTTGGATCTACCGGCAGCCCATCAGCTTCATCTTCTACTAGCAACGGCAGCTGTTCAGGTAACAGCTCACCGACTTTGGGAAAGCATTCAAGGGATGCAAATCCACAGGCTGAAGAAACAAAGGAACGGAGTCTTTGGGTACCTAAGACACTGAGAATCGATGACCCAGAAGAGGCTGCTAAGAGTTCCATATGGTCTACTTTGGGTATTAAGCCTGAAAAAGACAAACCCAGCATCAGAGATAGCATTTTTAAAGCTTCCCAATCAAAATCAGATACCAGTTCTCGTACATCAGATGCTGATCACGTTTTAAAAGCAAACCCAGCTGCTTTTTCTCGCTGTCAATCCTTCCAGGAAAGCACTTAA
- the LOC121238707 gene encoding cyclic dof factor 2-like isoform X1, whose translation MYGCEEATITEVDDPFMATSCEQDGPSELDTQKETENQNPTQENEAKVGRNSEQDQIGKGGAGGQAKALKKPNKVLPCPRCNSSETKFCYFNNYNVNQPRYFCKNCQRYWTAGGTIRSVPVGAGRRKNKHSSSPHQQVVEPSNVLPVIKTDSLSSVSNQHPSCAGLEFSKDAPLCESMTNVLNLKDQKKNVGIGPSASEDSSDEALPSGSSLAAAAPQDCEFPEKELMQVGLPGHCNSFIPTHGLQCYPVSQCAYHWNPGWNAMVFGSSSSISNTGHMGSPPMVPVPGFCAPTFSFLPAPYWGCMRSWDASLVGSTGSPSASSSTSNGSCSGNSSPTLGKHSRDANPQAEETKERSLWVPKTLRIDDPEEAAKSSIWSTLGIKPEKDKPSIRDSIFKASQSKSDTSSRTSDADHVLKANPAAFSRCQSFQEST comes from the exons ATG TATGGATGTGAAGAAGCAACAATAACTGAAGTTGATGACCCTTTCATGGCAACATCTTGTGAGCAGGATGGTCCTTCTGAATTAGATACTCAAAAAGAGACTGAAAACCAAAATCCTACACAAGAGAACGAGGCCAAAGTAGGGCGAAATTCTGAGCAAGACCAAATTGGCAAAGGCGGTGCAGGTGGCCAAGCGAAGGCTTTAAAGAAGCCAAATAAGGTCCTTCCTTGTCCTCGCTGCAATAGCTCGGAGACAAAATTTTGCTATTTCAACAATTACAATGTAAACCAACCTAGATACTTTTGCAAGAATTGCCAGAGATATTGGACAGCTGGAGGAACAATTAGAAGTGTTCCTGTTGGGGCTGGAAGGCGCAAGAATAAGCATTCATCCTCACCACATCAACAGGTAGTGGAGCCCTCTAACGTATTACCGGTCATCAAAACGGACAGCCTTAGCTCTGTCAGCAACCAGCATCCCTCATGTGCTGGACTAGAGTTTAGCAAAGATGCTCCATTGTGTGAATCCATGACAAATGTTCTTAATCTCAAAGACCAGAAGAAAaatgttggaattgggccttcAGCTTCAGAGGATAGTAGTGACGAGGCATTACCATCTGGCTCGTCCTTGGCAGCCGCTGCTCCACAGGATTGTGAATTTCCAGAAAAGGAACTCATGCAGGTTGGTCTCCCAGGACACTGCAACAGTTTCATTCCAACTCATGGACTGCAGTGTTACCCTGTTTCACAATGTGCTTACCATTGGAACCCCGGTTGGAATGCAATGGTGTTTGGATCTAGTAGCAGTATCTCTAATACTGGTCATATGGGTTCTCCACCTATGGTGCCAGTTCCTGGCTTCTGTGCACCAACATTCTCATTTCTTCCTGCCCCATATTGGGGTTGCATGCGAAGCTGGGATGCCAGCTTGGTTGGATCTACCGGCAGCCCATCAGCTTCATCTTCTACTAGCAACGGCAGCTGTTCAGGTAACAGCTCACCGACTTTGGGAAAGCATTCAAGGGATGCAAATCCACAGGCTGAAGAAACAAAGGAACGGAGTCTTTGGGTACCTAAGACACTGAGAATCGATGACCCAGAAGAGGCTGCTAAGAGTTCCATATGGTCTACTTTGGGTATTAAGCCTGAAAAAGACAAACCCAGCATCAGAGATAGCATTTTTAAAGCTTCCCAATCAAAATCAGATACCAGTTCTCGTACATCAGATGCTGATCACGTTTTAAAAGCAAACCCAGCTGCTTTTTCTCGCTGTCAATCCTTCCAGGAAAGCACTTAA